The Helianthus annuus cultivar XRQ/B chromosome 16, HanXRQr2.0-SUNRISE, whole genome shotgun sequence genome includes a window with the following:
- the LOC110889281 gene encoding uncharacterized protein LOC110889281 isoform X1, which produces MMFATWVLEVNQLSQEFMDPNLVKAKLIITSGKGQVLAAGTAGVLVIDKFSECGLRSLGVSCQEVPAGKKESMGELWEFIRLLPLFNPPQHDSSETIIRGLWLMWTTFIKLLVDVFV; this is translated from the exons ATGATGTT TGCAACTTGGGTTTTAGAGGTGAACCAGCTCTCTCAAGAGTTTATGGATCCAAATCTTGTTAAG GCAAAGTTAATAATTACCAGCGGAAAAGGTCAAGTCTTGGCAGCGGGAACAGCAG GTGTATTGGTAATCGACAAGTTTTCAGAGTGTGGGCTTCGTTCTCTTGGAGTTTCTTGCCAG gAAGTGCCGGCTGGAAAGAAAGAGAGCATGGGTGAATTGTGGGAGTTCATCCGCCTTCTTCCTTTATTCAACCCTCCACAACATGACAGTTCTGAAACTATCATACGAGGCCTTTGGCTGATGTGGACTACCTTCATAAAATTACTCGTAGATGTGTTTGTATAG
- the LOC110889281 gene encoding uncharacterized protein LOC110889281 isoform X2, with the protein MMFATWVLEVNQLSQEFMDPNLVKAKLIITSGKGQVLAAGTAEISNRCIGNRQVFRVWASFSWSFLPGSAGWKEREHG; encoded by the exons ATGATGTT TGCAACTTGGGTTTTAGAGGTGAACCAGCTCTCTCAAGAGTTTATGGATCCAAATCTTGTTAAG GCAAAGTTAATAATTACCAGCGGAAAAGGTCAAGTCTTGGCAGCGGGAACAGCAG AGATCTCGAACAGGTGTATTGGTAATCGACAAGTTTTCAGAGTGTGGGCTTCGTTCTCTTGGAGTTTCTTGCCAG gAAGTGCCGGCTGGAAAGAAAGAGAGCATGGGTGA